From a single Solenopsis invicta isolate M01_SB chromosome 4, UNIL_Sinv_3.0, whole genome shotgun sequence genomic region:
- the LOC105195717 gene encoding uncharacterized protein LOC105195717, which translates to MRPLYIVIALLHIFAMGAEDMCNCEHCDEERVIGSGEETTTEAMYAEDSDNDGNRTICATNREFNDRTFQSVCYMLCYNRCTRYRMVAVEENDVKKYIVIAYRPNYYKLRDGPC; encoded by the exons ATGCGACCGTTGTACATCGTAATTGCATTGC TGCATATTTTCGCGATGGGTGCCGAGGACATGTGTAATTGCGAGCACTGTGACGAGGAAAGAGTGATCGGTTCAGGAGAGGAGACGACTACTGAGGCCATGTACGCGGAGGACAGTGATAATGATGGTAATCGGACAATTTGCGCCACGAATCGTGAGTTTAACGATCGCACGTTTCAAAGCGTCTGTTACATGCTATGTTACAATCGTTGCACGAGATATCGAATGGTGGCAGTTGAAGAGAATGACGTGAAGAAGTACATCGTAATTGCATACAGACCAA aTTACTATAAATTGCGAGACGGACCGTGCtga